In a genomic window of Methanogenium sp. S4BF:
- a CDS encoding nitrogenase component 1, with translation MTHSSHPTHTESAKLVNENQCHMCMPLGGVVAFKGIENAMVLVHGSQGCSTYMRLTNVEHYHEPVDVASSSLNEKQTIYGGEKNLKQALDNVIRVYEPKVIGVLTTCLTETMGEDLNRIITSWRADTGNVDTEIIPVSTPSYDKTHTEGFWTATRSIIAHYAKTGVQPHARANVIIPHISTADIRAIQQILDQWGLAYTMLPDYSMTLDRPFAGRYRKVPEGGTKTAEIAEMGGAPVTIQFGQTCEDSISPGHYLSERFGVPLVSLPLPIGIENTDLFMQALEDLTGKNMPDRLQNERGWLIDAMADSHKYNASARPLIYGEPELVYAYTCACMENGAVPSVIATGSPHSRIGVLLETVLAEADEKPVILEGADFATIETAALDAGSTIAIGHSGGRQLTERHGVPIVRAGFPIHDRVGGQRILSAGYAGSLAFLDRFTNTILEKKYASYRELRKEELLSKIAALPGRECIAD, from the coding sequence ATGACACATTCCAGTCACCCCACACACACAGAGTCAGCGAAGCTGGTCAATGAGAACCAGTGCCACATGTGCATGCCTTTGGGCGGCGTTGTCGCATTCAAGGGCATCGAAAACGCCATGGTCCTGGTTCACGGCTCACAGGGATGCAGCACGTATATGCGTCTGACCAATGTCGAGCACTACCACGAACCGGTGGACGTCGCCTCCTCCTCGTTAAACGAGAAGCAGACCATCTACGGCGGCGAGAAGAACCTCAAGCAGGCCCTGGACAATGTCATACGGGTCTATGAGCCGAAGGTCATCGGCGTGCTTACCACCTGCCTGACAGAGACAATGGGCGAGGACCTGAACCGGATCATCACCTCATGGCGGGCGGATACGGGAAATGTTGATACCGAGATTATTCCCGTATCGACGCCGAGCTATGACAAGACGCATACGGAGGGGTTCTGGACCGCAACCCGCAGCATCATCGCTCATTATGCGAAGACGGGAGTGCAGCCGCATGCCAGGGCCAATGTCATCATCCCGCACATCAGCACGGCTGATATCAGGGCGATACAGCAGATTCTCGATCAGTGGGGTCTTGCATACACCATGCTCCCTGACTACTCGATGACGCTGGACCGTCCCTTTGCCGGAAGATACCGGAAGGTTCCGGAAGGAGGAACGAAAACAGCGGAGATCGCGGAGATGGGCGGGGCTCCGGTCACCATTCAGTTCGGTCAGACCTGCGAGGACAGCATCTCCCCCGGACATTATCTCAGCGAACGGTTTGGAGTGCCCCTTGTCAGTCTCCCGCTTCCGATAGGAATAGAGAACACCGACCTCTTCATGCAGGCACTCGAAGACCTCACCGGGAAGAATATGCCGGACCGGTTGCAGAATGAACGGGGATGGCTCATCGATGCGATGGCTGATTCGCACAAGTACAATGCATCGGCACGGCCGCTTATCTACGGCGAGCCGGAGCTGGTGTATGCCTATACCTGTGCCTGCATGGAGAACGGTGCGGTCCCTTCGGTTATCGCAACCGGTTCACCGCACTCCCGTATCGGAGTCCTGCTGGAAACAGTGCTGGCTGAGGCGGATGAGAAGCCGGTCATCCTTGAAGGGGCCGACTTCGCGACGATTGAAACCGCAGCACTGGACGCCGGCTCTACCATCGCCATCGGGCATTCCGGAGGACGCCAGCTGACCGAGAGGCATGGCGTCCCCATTGTGCGGGCAGGCTTTCCGATTCACGACCGCGTCGGCGGGCAGAGGATTCTCTCGGCAGGATATGCCGGGTCTCTCGCATTCCTCGACCGCTTCACCAACACGATACTCGAAAAGAAGTATGCATCCTACCGTGAACTCAGAAAAGAGGAGCTCCTTTCAAAGATTGCCGCTCTTCCCGGGAGAGAATGCATCGCAGACTAA
- a CDS encoding HNH endonuclease signature motif containing protein produces the protein MAGIFDNRTDTEKTRHALTPAKKAKIKAAVGNRCEKCGKKFPLRNLKVHHIEEASKASGTKDLNTPSNLLVLCSICHDDVHHKPIPKNTQKGWIKKRSESVKKEIRSILRNRPKVDDANSSSSKMRAPKISQPVIKPIKVDMPDLFGSSGGKKKNTGNNDLDVFFKGLR, from the coding sequence TTACTCCGGCAAAAAAAGCAAAAATTAAGGCTGCAGTAGGAAATAGATGTGAAAAATGTGGGAAAAAGTTCCCTCTGAGAAATCTCAAAGTCCACCATATTGAAGAGGCTTCAAAAGCTTCTGGTACCAAAGATCTCAATACGCCCAGTAATTTGCTCGTCCTCTGTTCTATATGTCATGATGACGTTCATCATAAGCCAATTCCTAAAAATACTCAAAAGGGATGGATAAAAAAACGTTCTGAATCCGTAAAAAAAGAGATTCGAAGTATATTGAGGAATCGTCCTAAAGTGGATGATGCAAATTCGTCCTCATCAAAGATGAGGGCGCCGAAAATTTCTCAACCTGTCATTAAGCCAATAAAAGTTGATATGCCTGATCTCTTTGGGTCTAGTGGTGGTAAAAAGAAAAATACTGGTAATAATGATTTGGATGTTTTCTTCAAAGGTTTGAGGTGA
- a CDS encoding 2Fe-2S ferredoxin, translated as MQKPNYHIFVCSSSRPNGQQKGFCHSNDGVEILMKFIEEIDDRELGGEVFVNNTGCFGICDKGPIVVVYPDNVWYGSVSPDDVDEILDEHIEGGNVVERLLI; from the coding sequence ATGCAGAAACCAAACTACCACATCTTTGTCTGTTCAAGCTCACGGCCGAACGGCCAGCAAAAGGGCTTCTGTCATTCAAATGACGGTGTGGAGATACTGATGAAGTTTATTGAAGAGATAGACGATCGTGAACTCGGCGGAGAGGTGTTCGTCAACAACACGGGCTGCTTCGGGATATGCGACAAAGGGCCCATCGTGGTCGTATACCCCGACAATGTATGGTACGGGTCGGTCTCGCCGGATGACGTGGATGAGATCCTTGACGAACATATCGAAGGCGGAAACGTTGTAGAACGTCTGCTGATCTGA
- the modA gene encoding molybdate ABC transporter substrate-binding protein produces MKTCEITPVLITCLMIGVVLLAAGCTSTSDVTPSADAAKSITVFTAASLKGAFTDMAAQYEDEHPGTTVVLNIDGTQALRTQVEQGARGDVFASANTKHMDALMAGGFMENDTVTRFLENRVTIALPASNPGDIHEPADLSTPGEKVLIGTSEVPVGGYARQVLEKMTADPEYGEEYMDAVMENIISEETNVNNIIAKLLIGEADAGFTYTSDVVTPAYADQLTTIPIPDEYNVIAHYPIGVLRESTDPETAADFIAFVRSGQGGEILRSYGFEPL; encoded by the coding sequence ATGAAGACATGCGAGATTACCCCGGTATTAATCACCTGCCTGATGATAGGCGTCGTCCTGCTCGCAGCAGGGTGCACTTCAACATCAGACGTCACTCCGTCAGCAGATGCTGCAAAGAGCATCACGGTCTTTACAGCCGCTTCCCTGAAGGGAGCCTTCACTGATATGGCCGCTCAGTATGAAGATGAACATCCGGGCACAACGGTCGTCCTTAATATCGACGGCACCCAGGCACTCAGGACCCAGGTGGAGCAGGGGGCAAGAGGAGACGTCTTTGCGTCAGCGAATACGAAACACATGGACGCCCTGATGGCAGGAGGGTTCATGGAGAATGACACGGTCACCCGTTTTTTAGAGAACCGTGTTACGATTGCCCTTCCAGCGTCAAACCCGGGAGACATTCACGAACCCGCAGACCTGTCCACTCCTGGAGAGAAGGTGCTCATCGGAACGTCTGAGGTCCCCGTCGGAGGCTACGCCCGGCAGGTACTGGAGAAGATGACTGCCGACCCGGAGTATGGAGAAGAATACATGGATGCGGTTATGGAAAACATCATCTCTGAAGAGACGAACGTGAACAACATCATCGCAAAACTCCTCATTGGTGAGGCGGACGCCGGGTTCACCTACACCTCGGATGTCGTCACCCCGGCCTACGCGGATCAGCTGACCACCATTCCCATTCCGGATGAGTACAATGTCATCGCCCACTACCCCATCGGGGTCCTCAGAGAGTCCACAGACCCGGAGACAGCAGCAGACTTCATCGCCTTCGTCCGCTCCGGACAGGGCGGGGAGATCCTCAGGTCGTATGGATTTGAACCGCTCTGA
- a CDS encoding nitrogenase component 1 has protein sequence MLDCTPEGPVETHTTGKINPAKTCQPLGAMYAALGIHGCLPHSHGSQGCCAYHRMALTRHFRDPAMASSSSFTEGASVFGGAANLKTSIKNVFAIYNPDIIAVHTTCLSETIGDDVPTIIRQSEIPEGKYVIHANTPSYHGSHVTGFSNMCKGIVSYLAESDGTPKKERVNIFPGFVNPADMREVRRIVTEMGVPSVMYPDTTDVMDSPLLNRYEMYPRGGAAIADIIDSGNSKMTLALGAWSSAEAAAILQDKCGVPGVPLKLPIGVKATDALIMAVKDGFGVDVPESLDIERGQVIDTMIDTHFHYQGKTVAIFGDPDIVIAMTEFLITLGMIPKYVLTGTNGKQFETTINGMLAEAGIEGSKVRAEGDLFDLHEWIKEESVDLLMGNTHGKYIARAEDIPLVRIGFPIMDRAVHPLMPVTGYRGCLRLIEMISNTLLERRDRDCADEDYELVL, from the coding sequence ATGCTGGACTGCACACCAGAAGGCCCTGTTGAAACACACACCACAGGAAAAATAAACCCGGCAAAGACATGCCAGCCCCTGGGAGCGATGTATGCTGCCCTCGGCATTCACGGCTGTCTACCGCACAGCCACGGCTCTCAGGGGTGCTGTGCCTATCACCGGATGGCGCTGACCCGCCACTTCCGTGACCCGGCAATGGCATCCTCAAGCTCCTTTACCGAAGGAGCGTCCGTGTTCGGCGGAGCGGCCAACCTCAAGACATCCATCAAAAATGTCTTTGCAATCTACAACCCGGACATCATTGCCGTGCATACCACCTGCCTCAGTGAGACAATCGGAGACGATGTGCCGACGATCATCAGGCAGTCGGAGATCCCCGAGGGGAAGTATGTCATACATGCAAACACCCCGAGTTACCACGGTTCGCACGTCACCGGATTTTCGAACATGTGCAAGGGGATTGTATCCTATCTTGCGGAGTCCGACGGCACCCCGAAAAAGGAGCGGGTGAATATATTCCCCGGTTTCGTCAACCCGGCCGACATGAGAGAGGTCAGGCGGATTGTAACCGAGATGGGAGTCCCCTCAGTCATGTATCCGGACACAACGGACGTGATGGACTCACCGCTGCTCAACAGGTACGAGATGTACCCCAGGGGCGGTGCAGCGATTGCGGACATCATAGATTCGGGCAACTCAAAGATGACGCTTGCACTGGGCGCATGGTCCTCGGCGGAGGCTGCGGCCATCCTCCAGGACAAGTGCGGCGTGCCGGGCGTTCCCCTCAAGCTCCCGATAGGAGTGAAGGCGACCGATGCCCTGATTATGGCGGTAAAGGACGGCTTCGGTGTCGATGTGCCCGAGTCGCTCGATATTGAGCGCGGACAGGTCATCGATACGATGATCGACACCCACTTCCACTACCAGGGAAAGACGGTCGCCATCTTCGGGGACCCTGACATCGTAATCGCAATGACCGAGTTCCTCATCACCCTCGGCATGATCCCGAAGTATGTCCTTACCGGAACAAACGGAAAGCAGTTCGAGACAACCATCAACGGCATGCTCGCAGAGGCCGGCATCGAAGGATCAAAAGTCAGGGCGGAAGGAGACCTCTTCGACCTCCACGAGTGGATAAAGGAAGAGTCCGTCGACCTCCTGATGGGCAACACGCACGGGAAGTACATTGCCCGTGCCGAGGACATCCCGCTCGTACGGATAGGATTCCCCATCATGGACCGGGCGGTCCATCCGCTGATGCCTGTTACGGGATACCGCGGATGTCTGCGTTTGATTGAGATGATCAGCAACACCCTGCTGGAACGCCGTGACCGTGACTGCGCTGACGAAGACTACGAACTCGTGCTGTAA
- a CDS encoding ABC transporter permease, which yields MDLNRSEALRRVEKAAVALGISVLFGGFLLFITVPVISLFLRISPEAFIASLSTPVVTDALILSLTTAVACVLIVVLCGTPISYINARFAYRGKDIIDTLIDIPVILPPAVAGLALLMAFGRYGIVGKYLSLCGIEIAYTTLAVVLAQVFVSSPFYIRQARAGFEAVDTSLEDAARTLGASPLRTFARITMPLAAGGLISGAVMTFARALGEFGATIMFAGNIQGRTQTMPLAIYTTMQGDLDASLALAVILVIISFGVITGVRYTLRRGASA from the coding sequence ATGGATTTGAACCGCTCTGAAGCGCTGAGAAGAGTTGAAAAGGCCGCTGTGGCCCTCGGCATCTCCGTTCTTTTCGGGGGATTCCTTCTTTTTATCACGGTCCCGGTCATTTCACTCTTCCTGCGGATATCGCCTGAGGCCTTCATCGCATCGCTCTCAACCCCGGTTGTGACCGACGCCCTGATCCTGAGCCTTACGACGGCCGTGGCATGCGTTTTGATTGTCGTGCTCTGCGGGACGCCCATCTCCTACATTAATGCGAGATTCGCCTACCGGGGGAAGGATATCATCGATACGCTCATTGACATCCCTGTCATTCTGCCGCCGGCAGTCGCCGGTCTCGCCCTCCTGATGGCATTCGGGCGCTATGGCATTGTCGGGAAATACCTGAGCCTCTGCGGAATCGAGATTGCCTATACAACCCTCGCGGTAGTGCTCGCACAGGTATTCGTCTCCTCGCCGTTTTATATCCGGCAGGCACGGGCAGGCTTTGAGGCAGTGGACACCAGCCTTGAGGATGCGGCACGAACGCTCGGCGCATCCCCTCTCCGGACATTTGCCCGGATAACGATGCCCCTTGCCGCCGGAGGCCTGATCTCCGGTGCTGTGATGACCTTTGCCCGTGCACTGGGAGAGTTCGGGGCGACGATTATGTTTGCAGGAAACATCCAGGGGCGGACCCAGACGATGCCACTTGCGATATATACGACGATGCAGGGAGATCTCGATGCATCCCTCGCCCTTGCGGTGATTCTTGTAATCATCTCGTTCGGCGTGATCACCGGTGTCCGGTATACCCTCAGGAGGGGAGCCAGTGCTTAA
- a CDS encoding alpha/beta hydrolase translates to MRKFSPVTSGITLCLIAACLICGCTDTGAPADITGTATAATPLTADPIDIENVTVQTASVDDIQIAYKEFGDGPPLVLIMGYAGTMDMWDVRVLQELARHYRVVVFDNRGMGLSTSSEKEYTISLFANDTAAFMEAIGREKAHILGWSMGSDIALALTHEHPERVDKLILYAADPGGDESVPMDPEVEKALLNTSGTPMERGMRLLSLLFPSDWMAQHPSPEEYFPNVTESTPAENIARQGEAMGARKGVSAWLGTVTQPTLLIVGDQDILARPANSFYIGERIPSASVVQIRGGGHGVMYQYPEDFTDIVLTFLELEQW, encoded by the coding sequence ATGCGTAAATTTTCCCCCGTTACGAGTGGTATCACCCTGTGTCTCATTGCAGCCTGCCTTATCTGCGGCTGCACGGACACCGGAGCACCGGCAGATATCACCGGCACTGCAACTGCTGCCACACCCCTCACTGCAGATCCCATCGATATCGAAAACGTGACCGTACAGACAGCCTCCGTTGACGACATCCAAATCGCCTACAAAGAGTTCGGCGACGGCCCGCCGCTGGTCCTTATCATGGGCTATGCCGGGACGATGGATATGTGGGACGTCCGGGTGCTGCAGGAGCTGGCCCGCCACTACCGGGTGGTCGTCTTCGACAACCGGGGGATGGGCCTCTCCACCTCGTCAGAGAAGGAGTACACCATCTCACTCTTCGCAAACGACACCGCAGCATTCATGGAGGCGATCGGGAGAGAGAAGGCCCATATCCTCGGGTGGTCAATGGGTTCAGACATCGCCCTTGCACTCACTCATGAACACCCCGAACGGGTCGATAAACTCATACTCTACGCCGCCGATCCGGGTGGAGACGAGTCTGTCCCCATGGACCCTGAGGTGGAGAAGGCACTCCTCAACACCTCGGGAACACCGATGGAACGGGGTATGCGCCTCTTATCCCTCCTCTTCCCTTCAGACTGGATGGCACAGCACCCCAGCCCGGAGGAGTACTTCCCGAATGTCACCGAGAGTACCCCTGCGGAGAATATTGCACGACAGGGAGAAGCGATGGGAGCGAGAAAGGGGGTCTCTGCATGGCTCGGTACCGTCACGCAGCCGACCCTTCTCATCGTCGGGGATCAGGACATCCTCGCCCGGCCCGCCAACTCGTTTTACATCGGGGAGCGGATTCCGTCTGCCAGTGTGGTGCAGATCCGGGGAGGCGGGCATGGCGTGATGTATCAGTATCCGGAGGATTTCACGGATATTGTACTGACGTTCCTTGAGCTGGAGCAGTGGTAA
- a CDS encoding nitrophenyl compound nitroreductase subunit ArsF family protein yields the protein MRLKRSNDTPHHLIQTGTLLLVVAVMTVCCAGCTGEGSEQLNTQKNTAETEVTYTGSNVETVELYHFHGDRSCTSCVVLGNFAEETVTECYAPELESGRLVFAHVNYDEPEAKDLVERYHPTGSSLWIGVSDENGFYKQELVAPWYMLSDKDEYSQYLRAVIEQQIG from the coding sequence ATGAGACTCAAAAGATCAAACGATACCCCTCACCACCTGATTCAAACAGGCACGCTGCTTCTCGTTGTTGCAGTCATGACAGTTTGCTGCGCCGGCTGCACAGGGGAGGGGTCGGAACAGTTGAATACACAGAAGAATACCGCAGAGACCGAAGTCACCTACACCGGATCGAATGTGGAAACCGTCGAACTCTATCATTTTCATGGTGACCGGAGCTGCACCTCCTGCGTCGTGCTGGGCAATTTTGCCGAAGAAACCGTCACAGAATGCTACGCACCGGAACTGGAGTCCGGCCGGCTGGTGTTTGCTCATGTCAATTATGACGAACCGGAAGCGAAAGACCTCGTAGAACGGTATCATCCGACCGGATCCTCTCTCTGGATAGGCGTTTCAGACGAGAACGGGTTCTATAAACAGGAACTGGTCGCTCCCTGGTACATGCTCAGCGATAAGGATGAGTATTCGCAGTATCTCAGAGCGGTTATTGAGCAGCAAATAGGATAG
- the nifE gene encoding nitrogenase iron-molybdenum cofactor biosynthesis protein NifE: MENTCSLTRDTDALITERRNSIITTGKTNTSISCTEDSLAGSVSQRACVFCGARVVLNPVTDAVHLVHGPIGCAAYTNDIRGSLSSGSEMYRKSFSTDMKEKDVIFGGEKKLAACIAELVETYHPPAIFVYSTCVAGMIGDDIVAVCNQASLAYGIDVIPVESSGFISGNKIVGYRAAGEALLRLITPKEGEVIEKTRKLNFLGEYNLGGEKWVVERYLREIGIGINVAFTGDSTVEALKKAPGSCLNLVQCTGSMHWLANVMQQEYGIPSIDVNFFGAENTAESLRKIAAFYDDPDISARTEALIEREMTAVRKVNEKYRQKLEGKRAAIYVGGAFKAFAIIRQLTELGIEIVLTGTQTGKKNEYERMGSLLNEGTVIIDDANPAEIEKFLIEQKVDVMAGGVKERFLAYKLGVGFIDHNHDRKDGLIGFEGAIRFTKEVYATTCSPVWKYVRNEYGETDR; encoded by the coding sequence ATGGAGAACACATGTTCACTGACCCGGGACACAGATGCCCTGATAACTGAACGCCGGAATTCAATCATCACGACCGGTAAAACCAACACCAGCATCAGCTGCACGGAAGACAGTCTGGCAGGCTCCGTCAGCCAGCGGGCATGTGTTTTCTGCGGTGCACGGGTGGTCTTAAATCCGGTAACGGATGCCGTCCACCTGGTGCACGGGCCGATCGGATGCGCCGCATATACCAATGATATACGGGGCAGCCTTTCCAGCGGTTCGGAGATGTACAGAAAGAGCTTCTCCACCGATATGAAGGAAAAAGACGTCATATTCGGCGGAGAGAAGAAGCTGGCCGCATGTATCGCCGAACTGGTTGAAACGTACCATCCCCCTGCGATATTTGTCTACTCCACCTGTGTCGCGGGGATGATCGGTGACGACATCGTTGCCGTCTGCAACCAGGCCTCCCTCGCATATGGCATTGATGTCATCCCGGTCGAGTCCAGCGGGTTTATTTCCGGCAACAAGATCGTGGGATACCGGGCTGCAGGAGAGGCCCTCCTCAGGCTCATCACCCCGAAGGAAGGGGAGGTCATCGAAAAGACGAGAAAACTCAACTTCCTGGGCGAGTACAATCTCGGCGGGGAGAAGTGGGTCGTCGAGCGCTACCTGCGTGAGATAGGCATCGGGATAAATGTGGCCTTCACCGGTGATTCGACCGTCGAAGCCCTGAAGAAGGCCCCCGGCTCATGCCTGAACCTGGTGCAGTGCACCGGTTCGATGCACTGGCTTGCAAACGTGATGCAGCAGGAATACGGGATACCCTCCATCGATGTCAACTTCTTCGGTGCGGAGAACACCGCAGAAAGCCTGCGAAAGATTGCAGCGTTCTATGACGATCCCGACATCTCCGCCAGAACCGAGGCCCTTATTGAAAGGGAGATGACGGCGGTCAGAAAGGTCAATGAGAAGTACAGACAGAAGCTGGAGGGAAAGCGTGCCGCGATATACGTGGGAGGAGCCTTCAAGGCATTCGCGATTATCCGGCAGCTGACCGAGCTTGGCATCGAGATCGTTCTGACCGGCACCCAGACCGGCAAAAAGAACGAATACGAACGGATGGGCAGCCTCCTCAACGAGGGCACGGTCATCATCGATGATGCAAATCCCGCCGAGATCGAGAAGTTTCTGATTGAACAGAAGGTCGACGTCATGGCAGGCGGGGTGAAGGAGCGGTTTCTGGCATACAAGCTGGGAGTCGGCTTCATCGACCACAACCATGACCGGAAAGACGGCCTGATCGGATTTGAAGGGGCCATCAGGTTCACAAAGGAAGTGTACGCGACAACATGCTCGCCGGTATGGAAGTATGTGAGAAATGAATACGGAGAGACGGACCGATGA
- a CDS encoding ABC transporter ATP-binding protein, with protein MLNLTVTKQLRDYVLDVRVTVNQRETLVVIGENGAGKSTILNLVAGLLHPDTGTITLAGKSLFDENTRVILPPEERQVGYVLQNYALFPHMSVADNVAFGLLSRGVLKQEARERSLRMLERMDIAAFADVRPNALSGGQRQRVALARALVTEPDILLLDEPLAALDVRTKTAMRRELRACIKEAGIPAIIVTHALRDALELGDRIAVIEEGIIVADGTPDEILAGGNGFVSHFFCGCVHSRKGETAG; from the coding sequence GTGCTTAATCTGACAGTAACAAAACAGCTCAGGGACTATGTGCTTGATGTCCGTGTCACGGTGAACCAAAGGGAGACCCTGGTCGTCATCGGTGAGAACGGCGCCGGGAAGTCGACGATTCTCAATCTGGTGGCAGGGCTGCTCCATCCTGACACGGGGACTATCACCCTTGCAGGCAAAAGCCTGTTTGACGAAAATACGCGGGTCATTCTTCCCCCCGAGGAGCGGCAGGTCGGGTATGTTCTCCAGAACTACGCCCTCTTTCCGCATATGAGCGTCGCAGACAACGTCGCCTTCGGCCTCCTTTCGCGGGGGGTTTTGAAGCAGGAGGCACGGGAACGGAGCCTCCGCATGCTTGAACGGATGGACATTGCCGCCTTTGCAGACGTCCGGCCGAACGCCCTCTCCGGCGGGCAGCGGCAGCGGGTGGCCCTCGCACGGGCGCTCGTCACCGAACCCGACATCCTGCTCCTTGACGAACCCCTCGCGGCCCTTGATGTCAGGACGAAGACAGCGATGCGGCGCGAGCTTCGGGCCTGCATCAAAGAGGCAGGGATTCCGGCGATCATCGTCACCCATGCACTCAGGGATGCCCTCGAACTCGGAGACCGGATTGCGGTGATCGAGGAGGGGATAATTGTCGCCGACGGAACGCCGGATGAGATTCTTGCGGGCGGAAACGGGTTTGTATCGCATTTCTTCTGCGGGTGTGTGCACAGCAGAAAGGGGGAGACAGCCGGATGA
- a CDS encoding Fe-only nitrogenase accessory AnfO family protein, whose product MVAEIAAIVDADGWTGVLDEPGQIVVYRRSKDGWETDRTMPVSLGRCRNLPEMRRKMAEIVQFLDACRTFVAGSAHGALYFELEKAGCTVWEITGKPAEYLDSVLEEEEHARTAAAAPCAIVIPAPEETAPGTFFISIKEVQGKLPGVTSKQILAQFIADGEFRVLEILCDHVPPWIEMEAQRRGYGLQAEKNRPNEIRVRLTGAAAG is encoded by the coding sequence ATGGTTGCAGAGATAGCAGCAATTGTTGATGCGGACGGATGGACCGGTGTCCTGGACGAGCCCGGACAGATTGTGGTCTATCGCCGCTCCAAAGACGGATGGGAGACAGACCGCACGATGCCGGTCTCTCTTGGCCGGTGCAGAAACCTGCCGGAGATGCGCCGGAAAATGGCGGAGATCGTGCAGTTTCTGGATGCATGCAGGACTTTCGTAGCCGGATCCGCACACGGAGCCCTCTACTTTGAACTGGAAAAGGCAGGATGCACGGTATGGGAAATTACCGGAAAACCCGCCGAATATCTGGACAGTGTTCTGGAAGAAGAGGAACACGCGAGGACTGCGGCAGCAGCGCCGTGTGCGATCGTGATCCCCGCTCCCGAGGAGACTGCACCGGGAACTTTCTTCATCTCTATCAAAGAGGTGCAGGGAAAGCTTCCCGGAGTCACCAGCAAACAGATCCTTGCACAGTTCATTGCCGACGGAGAATTCCGGGTGCTTGAAATTCTCTGTGATCATGTGCCCCCCTGGATTGAGATGGAGGCGCAGAGACGGGGATACGGCCTACAGGCAGAAAAGAACCGTCCGAATGAGATCAGGGTCAGGCTGACGGGAGCCGCGGCAGGATGA
- a CDS encoding aromatic aminobenezylarsenical efflux permease ArsG family transporter → MDIMGFMQTMGMSGVPLVAAFFIGLMTAMSPCPLATNITAIAYISRKPGNSRHTLLVGFLYAMGRTAGYVAIAAAIVYAGLNVQVISFFLQEYGEMVLGPLLLLLGILMLDVIDIPFPGGGGRGGDRLTSFMETYAEKGIVGSFILGVLFALSFCPFSAVLFFGMLIPIALKTGDALLVPTIFGIATALPVIVVSLLLVRGVGQAVRFMQRAQVVDFWVKKAVAMVFIGAGCYLLWITWAG, encoded by the coding sequence ATGGACATTATGGGGTTCATGCAGACGATGGGGATGAGCGGCGTTCCGCTCGTCGCTGCCTTTTTTATCGGCCTGATGACGGCGATGAGCCCCTGCCCCCTTGCGACCAATATCACCGCCATCGCCTACATCTCACGGAAGCCGGGCAACAGCCGGCATACGCTTCTCGTGGGATTTTTGTATGCCATGGGGAGGACAGCCGGATACGTGGCCATTGCTGCGGCAATTGTGTATGCCGGACTTAATGTGCAGGTTATCTCTTTCTTCTTACAGGAATACGGCGAGATGGTCCTCGGCCCTCTGCTTTTGCTCCTTGGTATCCTGATGCTTGACGTCATCGACATCCCCTTTCCGGGAGGGGGCGGTCGGGGAGGAGACCGGCTCACATCCTTCATGGAGACATACGCAGAGAAGGGGATTGTTGGGAGTTTTATCCTCGGCGTTCTCTTTGCACTCAGTTTCTGCCCGTTTAGTGCGGTTCTCTTCTTCGGCATGCTCATCCCTATCGCACTGAAGACCGGAGACGCCCTCCTCGTCCCCACAATATTCGGGATTGCAACGGCCCTGCCGGTTATTGTCGTTTCCCTCCTGCTTGTCCGCGGTGTCGGACAGGCGGTACGGTTTATGCAGCGGGCGCAGGTGGTGGATTTCTGGGTGAAGAAGGCGGTTGCCATGGTTTTTATCGGGGCTGGGTGCTATCTGCTCTGGATTACGTGGGCGGGATAA